One genomic window of Glycine max cultivar Williams 82 chromosome 16, Glycine_max_v4.0, whole genome shotgun sequence includes the following:
- the LOC100793655 gene encoding uncharacterized protein, translating to MLCYPPIYLIYNPQQPFSSTSLITLNISTKIQNLVFHRQQDPTFRSMTTRRGYEILGKESATTALLHEGFKRSTSLPSHGSNSSRKMALGSTYGDINQKRNPTKKGNDNNSDKKSHPLLSFLALRWKKKTTARPEFARYLEYLKEGGMWDLNSNKPVMYYK from the coding sequence ATGTTGTGTTATCCTCCAATTTATCTCATCTATAATCCCCAGCAACCCTTTTCCTCCACCTCTTTAATTACACTCAATATATCAACAAAGATTCAAAATCTTGTCTTTCACAGACAACAAGATCCAACCTTTAGATCCATGACTACTCGGAGGGGGTATGAAATATTAGGTAAAGAATCTGCCACCACTGCACTTTTGCATGAGGGGTTCAAGAGGAGCACTAGTTTGCCTTCTCATGGATCCAATTCTTCAAGAAAAATGGCTCTGGGTTCCACCTATGGGGACATCAATCAAAAGAGAAACCCCACAAAGAAGGGCAATGATAATAATAGTGACAAGAAGAGTCACCCACTTCTAAGCTTCTTGGCTCTTagatggaaaaagaaaacaacagcAAGGCCTGAATTTGCAAGGTATCTTGAGTATCTCAAGGAAGGAGGCATGtgggatttgaattccaataaACCTGTGATGTATTACAAATGA
- the LOC106796448 gene encoding 18S rRNA (guanine-N(7))-methyltransferase RID2-like, which translates to MLILEEVKVGGAGARASKKPCLNYVVASFVDVCHRASRIVQIQATVSKRALELIALPDDRIPKLLLDIGCGTGLNGETISENGHHWIGLDISASMPNVVVEREVEGDLLLGDMGQGLKQQQP; encoded by the exons ATGCTTATACTTGAGGAAGTCAAG GTTGGGGGAGCTGGTGCCAGAGCAAGCAAAAAGCCATGCCTCAACTACGTGGTTGCCTCATTTGTTGACGTGTGCCACAGAGCTTCCCGTATTGTTCAAATTCAg GCGACGGTGTCAAAGAGAGCTCTTGAACTAATTGCATTGCCTGATGACCGCATTCCTAAACTACTCCTTGATATcg GTTGTGGAACGGGACTTAACGGCGAGACAATCTCGGAGAATGGACACCATTGGATTGGGCTTGATATTTCAGCATCAATGCCTA ATGTTGTGGTGGAGCGAGAGGTTGAGGGTGACCTTTTACTTGGTGACATGGGTCAG GGCTTAAAGCAGCAGCAGCCATAG
- the LOC100817950 gene encoding TMV resistance protein N, with amino-acid sequence MAVRSFSYDVFLSFRGEDTRYSFTGNLYNVLRERGIHTFIDDDEFQKGDQITSALEEAIEKSKIFIIVLSENYASSSFCLNELTHILNFTKGKNDLLVLPVFYIVDPSDVRHHRGSFGEALANHEKKLNSDNMENLETWKMALHQVSNISGHHFQHDGNKYEYKFIKEIVESVSSKFNHALLQVPDVLVGLESPVLEVKSLLDVGSDDVVHMVGIHGLGGVGKTTLAVAVYNSIAGHFEASCFLENVRETSNKKGLQHLQSILLSKTVGEKKIKLTNWREGIPIIKHKLKQKKVLLILDDVDEHKHLQAIIGSPDWFGCGSRVIITTRNEHLLALHNVKITYKVRELNEKHALQLLTQKAFELEKEVDSSYNDILNRALIYASGLPLALEVIGSNLFGKSIKEWESALNGYERIPDKSIYMILKVSYDALNEDEKSIFLDIACCFKDYELGELQDILYAHYGRCMKYHIGVLVKKSLINIHGSWDYKVMRLHDLIEDMGKEIVRRESPTEPGKRSRLWSHEDINQVLQENKGTSKIEIICMNFSSFGEEVEWDGDAFKKMKNLKTLIIKSDCFTKGPKYLPNTLRVLEWKRCPSRDWPHNFNPKQLAICKLRHSSFTSLELAPLFEKRFVNLTILNLDKCDSLTEIPDVSCLSKLEKLSFARCRNLFTIHYSVGLLEKLKILYAGGCPELKSFPPLKLTSLEQFELSGCHNLESFPEILGKMENITVLDLDECRIKEFRPSFRNLTRLQELYLGQETYRLRGFDAATFISNICMMPELARVEATQLQWRLLPDDVLKLSSVVCSSMQHLEFIGCDLSDELLWLFLSCFVNVKNLNLSASKFTVIPECIKDCRFLTTLTLDYCDRLQEIRGIPPNLKYFSALGCLALTSSSISMLQNQELHEVGDTFFILPSGKIPGWFECHSRGPSIFFWFRNKLPAIVVCFVKEDFLNFTSDLVLSVIINGHEHQHKPLFGGFFFESPCTALFHLQMKDNLDEALLENEWNLAEIVYGDLCDENGIHVLKKQSSVDDIRFIDPCRKKKLNDDLISS; translated from the exons ATGGCTGTGCGATCATTCTCCTACGATGTGTTCCTTAGCTTCCGAGGGGAAGATACTCGTTATAGTTTCACTGGCAATCTCTACAATGTCCTTCGGGAAAGGGGAATTCACACCTTCATTGATGACGACGAGTTCCAGAAAGGGGACCAAATCACGTCAGCACTTGAGGAAGCAATTGAGAAGTCCAAGATTTTCATCATCGTGCTCTCTGAAAACTACGCATCTTCCTCCTTTTGCTTAAACGAACTCACTCACATCCTTAACTTTACTAAGGGGAAGAATGATCTGTTGGTTTTGCCAGTTTTTTATATAGTGGATCCTTCAGATGTCCGACACCACAGAGGTAGTTTTGGAGAAGCACTGGCAAATCATGAAAAGAAGTTGAACTCTGATAACATGGAGAATCTTGAGACCTGGAAAATGGCTCTGCACCAAGTTTCTAACATTTCTGGCCATCATTTCCAACATGATGG GAACAAATATGAATACAAGTTTATTAAGGAGATAGTTGAATCAGTGTCTAGCAAGTTTAATCATGCTCTTTTACAAGTTCCTGATGTCTTGGTTGGGCTAGAGTCACCCGTGCTAGAAGTAAAGTCGCTTCTGGATGTTGGATCTGATGATGTCGTTCACATGGTGGGGATCCATGGACTCGGTGGAGTGGGTAAAACAACACTTGCCGTTGCAGTCTATAATTCCATTGCTGGCCATTTTGAAGCTTCTTGCTTTCTTGAAAATGTGAGAGAAACTTCCAACAAAAAGGGGTTACAACATCTCCAAAGCATCCTTCTTTCTAAAACAGTTGGAGAGAAGAAAATTAAGTTAACAAATTGGAGAGAAGGAATTCCCATAATAAAGCATAAGCTCAAGCAAAAAAAGGTTCTTTTGATTCTAGATGATGTTGATGAACATAAACACTTACAAGCAATTATTGGCAGCCCTGATTGGTTTGGTTGTGGTAGTAGAGTCATCATCACCACTCGAAACGAACATTTGTTAGCGCTACACAAtgttaaaataacatataaGGTGAGAGAGTTGAATGAGAAACATGCTCTTCAATTACTTACTCAGAAGGCTTTTGAGTTGGAAAAAGAAGTTGATTCAAGTTACAATGATATTTTGAATCGAGCGCTAATTTATGCTTCAGGCCTTCCGTTGGCTTTAGAAGTAATAGGTTCCAACTTATTTGGAAAAAGTATAAAAGAATGGGAATCTGCTCTAAATGGATATGAAAGAATTCCTGATAAAAGTATCTATATGATACTTAAAGTAAGCTATGATGCTTTGAATGAAGATGAGAAAAGTATTTTTCTTGATATTGCTTGTTGCTTCAAAGATTATGAATTGGGAGAGCTCCAAGATATACTTTATGCTCATTATGGTCGTTGCATGAAATATCATATTGGGGTGTTGGTtaaaaaatctcttataaacATTCATGGGTCATGGGATTATAAGGTCATGAGATTGCATGACTTGATAGAAGACATGGGTAAAGAAATTGTCCGAAGAGAATCACCAACAGAGCCTGGGAAACGTAGCAGGTTATGGTCCCATGAGGATATAAATCAGGTTTTACAAGAAAATAAG ggGACTAGTAAGATTGAAATCATATGTATGAATTTTTCCTCATTTGGAGAAGAAGTTGAATGGGATGGAGATGCCTTCAAGAAGATGAAAAATCTCAAAACACTTATTATCAAAAGTGATTGTTTTACCAAAGGTCCCAAATATCTTCCTAATACTTTAAGGGTATTGGAATGGAAGAGATGTCCTTCACGGGATTGGCCACATAATTTTAACCCAAAGCAACTTGCTATATGCAAGTTACGCCATAGTAGCTTTACGTCACTAGAGTTGGCCCCATTATTTGAAAAG AGGTTCGTGAATTTGACAATTTTAAACTTGGACAAGTGTGATAGTTTAACAGAGATACCAGATGTATCTTGTCTCTCAAAATTGGAAAAATTGTCATTTGCAAGGTGTCGGAATTTGTTTACAATTCACTATTCAGTTGGTTTATTGGAAAAGCTTAAGATCTTGTATGCTGGAGGTTGCCCAGAGCTTAAGAGTTTTCCACCATTGAAGTTGACCTCTCTTGAACAGTTTGAACTTTCGGGTTGTCACAATCTCGAGAGTTTTCCTGAAATATTaggaaaaatggaaaatataaCAGTACTTGACTTGGATGAATGTCGCATAAAAGAATTCCGACCTTCATTTCGAAATCTTACTCGGCTTCAAGAGTTATATCTGGGACAGGAAACTTACCGGTTAAGAGGCTTTGATGCTGCCACCTTCATTTCAAACATTTGCATGATGCCAGAACTAGCTCGGGTTGAAGCTACCCAATTGCAATGGAGGCTATTGCCTGACGATGTTTTGAAATTGAGCTCGGTCGTGTGTTCAAGCATGCAGCATCTTGAATTCATAGGCTGCGACCTGTCAGATGAGCTTCTTTGGCTATTTCTCTCATGTTTTGTAAATGTGAAGAATTTAAACCTGTCAGCGAGTAAATTCACAGTTATTCCCGAATGCATCAAAGACTGCCGCTTTTTAACTACCCTTACTTTGGATTATTGCGATCGTCTTCAAGAAATTAGAGGGATTCCTCCAAACTTGAAATATTTCTCTGCATTAGGATGCCTAGCCTTGACTTCCTCAAGTATAAGCATGTTACAGAATCag GAACTACATGAGGTTGGAGACACCTTCTTTATTTTGCCAAGTGGAAAGATTCCAGGGTGGTTTGAGTGCCATAGTCGGGGACCGTCAATTTTTTTCTGGTTCCGTAACAAACTCCCAGCCATAGTTGTTTGCTTTGTTAAGGAAGATTTTTTGAACTTTACCTCAGATCTAGTTTTGAGCGTGATCATTAATGGACATGAACATCAACATAAACCTTTGTTTGGTGGGTTTTTCTTCGAATCACCTTGTACAGCTCTTTTTCATCTTCAAATGAAAGATAATTTAGATGAAGCACTATTAGAGAATGAATGGAACCTTGCAGAGATTGTATATGGAGATTTGTGTGATGAAAACGGAATCCATGTATTGAAAAAGCAAAGTAGCGTGGACGATATTCGATTCATTGATccttgtagaaaaaaaaaattaaatgatgatcTCATTAGTTCATAA